Proteins from one Bacteroidetes bacterium GWF2_43_63 genomic window:
- a CDS encoding UDP-glucose 6-dehydrogenase, translating into MKIAIVGSGYVGLVTGTCFAEVGIDTVCVDIDKEKIEKMKKGISPIYETGLEPMMVRNIEKGRLSFTTDLSSVVNDSDVIFSAVGTPPDDDGSADLKYVIEVARTIGQHMNKYVLVVTKSTVPVGTAKKVRLAIQEELDKRGLNIEFDVASNPEFLKEGDAVSDFLKPDRIVVGVESKRAEEIMTRLYKPFTLNGHPTIIMDVPSAEMTKYTANSMLATRISFMNDIANLCELVGADVNMVRKGIGSDTRIGAKFLYSGIGYGGSCFPKDVKALIKTADENKYSLRVLKAVEEVNDDQKSVLFHKLDGFFKGELKGKKIAMWGLSFKPNTDDMREAPALVLIEKLRAAGCSVTAYDPVAMHESKRKIGDIITYADTLYSALDGADALMLVTEWTEFRYPDWDDVKKRLKTPLILDGRNIYDRNEMKDLGFSYFCIGNKTE; encoded by the coding sequence ATGAAGATTGCAATTGTTGGCTCCGGATATGTTGGTCTTGTTACCGGGACTTGTTTTGCTGAAGTCGGTATCGATACAGTTTGTGTTGATATTGATAAAGAAAAAATTGAAAAAATGAAAAAGGGGATCTCCCCTATTTATGAAACAGGTCTCGAACCCATGATGGTTCGCAATATCGAGAAAGGACGCTTGTCGTTTACGACTGACCTTAGCTCGGTTGTCAATGATTCAGATGTGATTTTTTCAGCAGTTGGAACTCCTCCGGACGATGATGGAAGTGCCGATTTAAAATATGTGATTGAAGTTGCCCGCACCATCGGACAGCATATGAATAAATATGTTTTGGTGGTCACCAAAAGCACAGTTCCTGTTGGCACCGCCAAAAAAGTTCGTCTTGCCATTCAGGAAGAATTGGATAAACGCGGATTGAACATCGAATTTGACGTAGCTTCGAATCCCGAATTTCTGAAAGAAGGCGATGCCGTAAGTGATTTTCTGAAACCCGATCGCATTGTGGTTGGTGTTGAATCAAAACGCGCCGAAGAAATCATGACCCGCTTATACAAACCTTTTACGCTGAATGGTCATCCAACCATTATTATGGATGTTCCTTCGGCCGAAATGACAAAATACACAGCCAACTCAATGCTGGCAACCCGCATCAGTTTTATGAACGACATTGCCAATCTGTGTGAACTGGTGGGCGCCGATGTAAATATGGTGCGCAAGGGAATCGGCTCAGACACACGCATTGGGGCCAAGTTTTTATATTCAGGCATTGGTTATGGCGGCAGTTGTTTTCCAAAAGATGTTAAAGCACTGATTAAAACTGCTGACGAAAATAAATATTCATTGCGCGTACTGAAAGCAGTTGAAGAAGTGAACGATGACCAGAAATCGGTGTTGTTTCACAAGCTAGATGGCTTTTTTAAAGGTGAATTAAAAGGGAAAAAAATTGCGATGTGGGGACTTTCATTTAAACCCAACACCGACGATATGCGCGAAGCTCCCGCACTGGTGCTGATTGAAAAACTGCGTGCTGCCGGCTGCAGCGTTACAGCATACGATCCGGTGGCCATGCATGAATCGAAACGTAAAATCGGCGACATCATCACCTATGCCGATACCCTTTACAGCGCGCTCGATGGCGCCGATGCACTGATGCTTGTGACTGAATGGACAGAGTTTCGTTATCCGGATTGGGATGATGTGAAAAAGCGTCTGAAAACCCCGCTCATTCTTGACGGACGCAATATTTACGATCGCAACGAAATGAAAGACCTTGGATTTAGTTATTTCTGCATCGGAAATAAGACGGAATAA